A genomic region of Terriglobales bacterium contains the following coding sequences:
- a CDS encoding nuclear transport factor 2 family protein: MKSIKLIVPVLIAVSLLVVSLAWAQGGNPPASTKESGKTSGHGMTAVEQTGRENVEQQIVALSDQLTQAFAKADTGFMEKYCADDFTAIHSDGNLSTKAQEIGNVKSGALKWDSVDTHESKIHAYGDTAVRIALASSKGTVGGKPYSGDYRTTQVWVKRKGNWKIVAFQSTRVPSASQ; encoded by the coding sequence ATGAAAAGCATAAAACTCATTGTTCCGGTTTTGATCGCCGTCTCCCTGCTGGTCGTGTCGCTGGCTTGGGCGCAAGGCGGAAATCCACCCGCAAGCACCAAAGAAAGCGGGAAAACTTCTGGTCACGGCATGACTGCGGTAGAACAGACCGGACGCGAGAATGTCGAGCAGCAAATCGTCGCGTTGTCAGATCAGCTCACACAGGCGTTCGCGAAAGCCGATACCGGCTTTATGGAGAAGTACTGCGCCGATGATTTCACGGCAATCCACAGCGACGGCAACTTATCAACGAAAGCTCAGGAGATCGGCAACGTCAAGTCCGGTGCCTTAAAGTGGGACTCCGTTGACACCCACGAGAGCAAGATCCATGCGTATGGAGACACCGCGGTGCGCATCGCGCTGGCCTCTTCGAAGGGCACCGTCGGCGGAAAGCCATATAGTGGCGATTACCGCACCACTCAGGTTTGGGTGAAGCGCAAGGGCAACTGGAAGATAGTCGCGTTTCAGTCAACGCGAGTGCCATCAGCGAGCCAGTAA
- a CDS encoding response regulator, with protein sequence MKAVLFVDDHEMLARLSCEILEMQGYRAVCAYSAADALEKFQREKFDIIVTDMRMEGMSGLELARKVHSISPHIPVIIVTGYGPVEGGSDVKACLAKEELFPSLLEKIKLYLDEAGGKEEEAEEASRAV encoded by the coding sequence ATGAAAGCCGTTCTTTTCGTTGACGACCACGAGATGTTGGCTCGCCTGAGCTGCGAAATCCTGGAGATGCAAGGCTACAGGGCGGTTTGCGCCTACAGCGCCGCCGATGCGCTGGAAAAATTCCAGCGAGAAAAGTTCGACATCATCGTCACCGACATGCGCATGGAAGGCATGAGCGGTTTGGAACTGGCGCGCAAGGTCCACTCCATCAGCCCGCACATCCCCGTGATCATCGTGACGGGATACGGGCCGGTCGAAGGCGGAAGCGACGTCAAGGCGTGCCTGGCCAAAGAAGAACTCTTCCCTTCCCTGCTGGAAAAGATCAAGCTCTACCTTGACGAAGCCGGCGGCAAAGAAGAAGAGGCCGAAGAAGCAAGCCGCGCGGTGTAG